The Pochonia chlamydosporia 170 chromosome 1, whole genome shotgun sequence genome window below encodes:
- a CDS encoding RuvB-like helicase 2 (similar to Coccidioides immitis RS XP_001242359.1), whose protein sequence is MAAPLMTVSETKDLRGLNLIAAHSHIRGLGVDATSLEPRAASQGLVGQEKARKAAAVILQMIKDGKIAGRAVLIAGPPSTGKTAIAMGMAQSLGPDVPFTSLASSEIFSLEMSKTEALTQAFRKSIGVRIKEESEIMEGEVVEIQIDRSVTGSTKQGKLTIKTTDMEAVYDMGSKMIDAMTKERVMAGDIISIDKSSGKITKLGRSYARSRDYDAMGVDTKFLQCPDGELQKRKEVVHTVTLHEIDVINSRTQGFLALFSGDTGEIRSEIRDQINTKVGEWKEEGKAEIVPGVLFIDEVHMLDIECFSYINRALEDDLAPIVIMASNRGNSRIRGTNYRSPHGLPIDFLDRVVIINTHPYSSEEIKQILSIRAQEEEIDVSPDALALLTKIGHEAGLRYASNLISTSQLVSAKRRAKQVSVEDVQRSFQLFYDPARSVKFVAESEKRLIGNDGAVDLSVTNGSAAATEKMDLS, encoded by the exons atggctgCC CCGTTGATGACCGTCTCCGAAACTAAGGACCTTCGGggcctcaacctcatcgcAGCACACTCGCACATTCGCGGTCTCGGCGTCGATGCCACCAGTCTCGAGCCTAGAGCCGCGTCGCAAGGGCTCGTCGGTCAAGAGAAGGCTAGAaaagctgctgctgtcatCCTACAGATGAtcaaggatggcaaaatTGCTGGTCGCGCGGTCCTGATTGCTGGACCCCCGAG TACCGGAAAGACTGCAATTGCCATGGGCATGGCGCAATCGCTCGGCCCCGATGTCCCCTTCACGTCGCTCGCGTCGTCCGAGATCTTCTCCCTCGAAATGTCCAAGACCGAGGCCCTCACCCAGGCGTTCAGAAAGTCCATCGGCGTTCGAATCAAGGAAGAGAGCGAAATTATGGAAGGAGAGGTGGTGGAGATCCAGATTGACCGCAGTGTCACCGGAAGCACGAAGCAGGGCAAGCTCACCATCAAGACGACCGACATGGAAGCCGTGTACGACATGGGCAGCAAAATGATCGACGCCATGACCAAGGAGCGCGTCATGGCTGGcgacatcatctccatcgACAAGTCTTCGGGCAAGATTACGAAACTGGGTCGGTCTTACGCGCGTTCCCGCGACTACGACGCCATGGGAGTTGACACCAAGTTTTTGCAATGTCCGGATGGCGAACTGCAAAAGCGCAAGGAAGTCGTGCACACCGTGACTCTTCACGAAATCGATGTCATCAACTCAAGAACGCAAGGTTTCCTCGCACTCTTCTCCGGCGACACTGGTGAAATTCGCAGTGAAATTCGAGACCAGATCAACACCAAGGTTGGCGAGTGGAAGGAGGAGGGCAAGGCCGAAATCGTCCCCGGTGTCCTGTTCATCGACGAGGTACACATGCTCGACATCGAGTGCTTCTCATACATCAACCGCGCGCTCGAGGACGACCTGGCTCCCATTgtcatcatggccagcaaCCGTGGCAACTCTCGCATCCGCGGCACCAACTACCGCAGTCCACACGGTCTGCCCATTGACTTCCTGGATCGGGTTGTCATTATCAACACGCACCCTTACTCGTCCGAGGAAATCAAGCAGATCCTGTCGATTAGAGCACAAGAGGAAGAGATTGACGTGTCACCTGACGCCTTGGCCCTCCTCACAAAGATTGGCCACGAAGCCGGCCTCCGATACGCCAGCAATCTCATCAGCACGTCACAGCTTGTCTCTGCAAAGCGACGAGCCAAGCAAGTCAGCGTGGAAGACGTCCAGCGCAGCTTCCAGCTCTTCTACGACCCCGCCCGCAGCGTCAAGTTTGTGGCCGAGTCCGAGAAGCGTCTGATTGGAAATGATGGTGCGGTTGACTTGTCCGTGACGAATGGCTCGGCTGCTGCCACGGAGAAGATGGATCTTAGCTAG